From the Scylla paramamosain isolate STU-SP2022 unplaced genomic scaffold, ASM3559412v1 Contig44, whole genome shotgun sequence genome, one window contains:
- the LOC135098097 gene encoding ran-specific GTPase-activating protein-like, protein MALEKTDLDDSVVSEEGESTSRVGEHDPYFEPVVTLLEVFVVSDDDQEEEMIRLSFEVRQYKLFLYHTSESPPQWKERGMEAIKILRNKQKKAVEFVQRQN, encoded by the exons ATGGCTCTTGAGAAG acagacctcgATGACAGCGTGGTGAGCGAGGAGGGGGAGTCAACCAGCAGAGTAGGGGAGCATGACCCCTACTTTGAACCAGTGGTGACCTTGCTGGAGGTCTTCGTGGTTAGTGAtgatgaccaggaggaggaaatgataagactGAGTttcgaggtcag GCAGTACAAGCTGTTTCTTTATCACACCTCTGAGTCGCCCCCACAGTGGAAGGAACGGGGCATGGAGGCCATTAAGATTCTGAGGAACAAGCAGAAGAAGGCT gtGGAGTTTGTTCAGCGGCAGAATTAA